CGGGTTACCGCCTGCCATTGCTCCAGCGGGTACGTCTTTATGAACAAGCGTTGCAGCCGATACAATGGCGCCGTCTCCGATTTTCACACCTGGTAAAATGGTCGAATTCGCACCAATCATCACCTGACTGCCAATTTCAACATCGCCTAAACGATATTCTTCAATCAAATATTCATGCGCTAAAATCGTTGTGTTAAAGCCGATAATTGTATTATCACCTACTGAAATGCGCTCAGGGAACATCGAATCAGGCATAACCATTAACGCCAATGAGGTTTGCTTACCAATCTTCATCTTTAAAAAAGTACGATACATCCAATTTTTCATCTTTAAAAATGGTGTAATACGGCCGATTTGAATAACCGTGAAGCACTTCATAATTTTCCAAAACGAAACCGTCTCATATACATTCCATAATGAATTCGCGCCTTGCACGCGGTAACGCTCGGTTCTTCTCATCGCTTATTCCCCTTTCACAATGTTAAGTAAATCACGCATATGATGCAGCATGTAGGTTGGCTCGTAACGGTTTAAATAGTCGACGCCTTTTACTGACCATGCGACACCTGCTGTACGCACACCTGCATTTTTCCCACCTTCAATATCATGCGAATTGTCGCCAATCATGATGGCTTGTTCTTTTGATACGCCTAGCTTTTCAAGTGCCAATAATACCGGTTCTGGATGTGGCTTTACATGCTCGACATCATCCGCGCCGACAATGACTTCAAATAAATGTGTGGCTTTTAATATGTTTAAGCCGCGCGCTAAGCCCTCACTACTTTTTGTCGACACAATGGCTAGCTTGATACCCATTGCATGAAGTTCTTCTAGTGTTTCCAGGACCGCGTCATAGCCCGTTACAAGTGCATCGTGATTTGCCGCGTTCCATTCTTTGTACTTCGCAATCATCGCTTCGGTTTCACCTGGTGTTATTTCGTCAAATGTTTGCTCTAATGACGGACCAATGAATTGTAAGCAGTCTTGTGTCGAATATTTTCCGGGAAATTTTTCGTCAAAAATCTGCATAAATGTTTGAACGATTAACTCATTCGTGTTGAGTAGCGTTCCATCAAAATCAAATAACAGCGCTGTCGTTTTCATTATTTACCTCTTTCTTGTTCATCACTACAGGTTAGGGATGATAAATTTTAATAAATAGAATAGGTCCTTGAAATCGAACCCGTTCTACTACGCTACGGGGAAACGCGTTGAAGCGAGTTGCTTTTGAGCCCGCGTCCATTGTACTGCGTTCTGGGGCAGGCTTTCCGGGCGGCGTGGCTCCAACTAATTTTTGATGCCTCTTACGGCGGCATCAAAAGTGGATTTTCCGCGCACGCTTAATCGCCAAGGAGTCCGCCCCTGCACTCCGCACAACTCTTTTCGTTGAAGCGAATGTGTTGGTCAACTCGCGATAGCGCAAGCGGCTTGATATTGCGCTCTTAACTTAATAAAGAATTCTACCTTCTTTTTTAAAAAACCGTTCGCATCAACTGCAAACGGTCTCCTCACTTATTTCTTTTTGTTTTGCTTTTTCTTTGCTGCTGGTTTTGTTCCAGGATCTTTATCTAAATAACGCACAGCGGGTTTCACATTCATACGGCGGTAGATGATACAAATTAAACCGATCGCAAATCCAAGAATCGACACGACTTGTGCTGAACGTAAATCGCCCACTAAGTATAAGCTGTCGGTACGTAATCCTTCGATGAAGAATCGGCCGAACGAATACCACATTAAATAGAAGAAGAACATTTCCCCGCGGCGCCAATTCCACTTGCGCGCGAACAATAAAATAACAAAGCCAATAATATTCCATAACGACTCATATAAAAATGTTGGATGCACATATGTACCATCTTCTTTAATGTACATTTGCTCGATAATCCAGTTTGGTAAAAATAGATTTTCTAAAAACGTACGACTTACCGGACCACCATAGGCCTCTTGGTTCACAAAGTTGCCCCAACGGCCGATAATTTGCCCGATTAAAATACTTGGTGCGGCAATATCCGCTAAGTGTAAAAAGCTTGTTTTGCGTTTTTTTGTAAATAGATACGCCACAATAAACGCACCAATTAACGCACCATGAATGGCAATCCCACCATTCCAAATTTCAATAATGCGTCCTGGATTCTGACTGTAATAATCCCACTTCATCGTCACGTAATAAATACGCGCACTTAAAATCGAAATCGGTACGGCCCAAATTAATAAATCGGCAATATATTCCGAATCATACCCGTGACGCATGGATTCACGCTGTGCTAAAAAGTAGGCAAGTACAATTCCTAATCCGATTAAAATCCCATACCAGTTCACTGGAATCGGTCCTAAGTGAAAGGCCACTGGGTTAATTGCTAAAACTACTGATGACATAATATTCTCCCTTCAACTCGTTCTCGTTTTAGAACTTAAAAATCATCCATTTCATCGCCTGCAACGAGCATATCATCTAAACGACGCGAAAATTCCTCAGCTGCATTAACACCCATCTTTTTCAGACGATAATTCATCGCAGCTACTTCAATGATTACCGAGACATTTCGACCAGGCTGGATAGGAATTGTCAGCTTCGTCACTTCGGTATCGATAATTTTCATTTTTTCCTCATCTAATCCTAGACGATCATAAAAGCGTTCAGGATCCCAGTTTTCCAGTTCGACGATTAATGTAATCCGTTTAAATGGACGAATCGCACTTGCGCCAAATAACGTCATAATATCAATGATGCCAATACCACGAATTTCAAGCAGGTGCTCCAATAGTGGCGGGGCATTCCCTATTAACATATTTTCGCCCTCTTGACGAATTTCGACGCTATCATCTGCAACAAGACGATGCCCTTTTTTTACAAGTTCTAGTGCCGTTTCACTTTTTCCAACGCCACTTTTCCCCATAATCAGCACACCAATACCGTACACATCTACAAGAACTCCGTGCATCGCTGTTGTTGGTGCTAGCTTACCTTCTAAATAGTTTGTTAAACGGCTGGAAAAACGTGTTGTCGTTTGATTTGAAACAAGAACGGGCACATGATTTTCATTCGATGCCTCAATTAATTCCTGTGGTACTTCCAAGCCACGCGAAATAATAATCGCCGGTGTTTCATCTGAACATAGACGATTCATACGACTAATCTTTTCTTCTTTCGGGAGCATTTCAAAAAATGAAAGCTCGGTTTTGCCTAATAGTTGGACTCGATTGGCTGGGTAATGTGTAAAATAACCGGCCATTTCCAGTCCAGGACGTGAAATATCACTTGTTGAAATATAGCGTCCAATACCTTCTTCTCCGCTCACTAACTCCAGCTGGAATTTTTCCATGACATCTTTTGTAATTACTTGAATCATAAATTTGGTAAGCTCCCATCTTTATTACATCTCATGTGTATTTTAACATGGAAAAAACAATTGCTATAGATTACAGCTCTAATTTTTTGAATTTAAAAACGATGAAGCACATGTGCTCCATCGTTCTCATTTGTAAATTATTTCAATCCTGCTAAATAGCCAGCTGCTGCTTCGGCTTCTGCTCCCTTTAGTAAACCTGGAGGCATGCGATCCTTACCGTTTAAAATAATGTCTAAAATTTCTTCTTCAGAGTACTTAGCCCCTAATTTATCTAGTGCTGGCGCGTTACCACCTTGCAATTGACCACCGTGGCACGTTGCACAAGATTGTTGTACAATTTTTTTTCCGTCTAGCTCTGCTGTTTCTCCAGTTGATGAAGAATCGTCTCCGCCACCACATGCTGCTAAAAATAGTGCTGAACCTAATACAATCGTTGAAAGTAAGCTTTTTTTCATTCAGAAACCCCTCCAAATTGAAACATTTGTCTATCTATTCCATAGTATAACAAATTTATGCTCGTTTGAAACCTTCACCCAACACCTCATAAGCATCTGAAACGATGACAAATGCTTGTGGGTCAACGTCTTTTAGCACTTGTTTCAGCTTTGTGAACTCTGTTTGGTACACAACGACCATCAATACAGGACGATCCTCTCCTGTATAACCACCGATTGCCGGTAGCTTGGTAATCCCGCGGTTTACTTCTTTATAGATGGCATCACGTACTTCAATTTCCTTTTGCGTAATAATATATACCATTTTCGACTGACTAAAACCAAGCTGCACGATATCAATCGTTTTTGTCGTGACATAAAGACCGATTAACGCATACAGCCCTTTTTCTATATCAAAGACAATGGCCGCACTCACGGCGATAATTCCGTCAATTAACAGAACACTTGTCCCGAGCGTAAGCCCCGTGTACTTCGTAATAATTTGTGCTAACAAGTCCGTACCGCCCGTAGAAGCGTTCCCTTTAAACACTAGACCAATACCAAAGCCGACAACGATCCCGCCAAAAATAGCGCCAAGCAGTGGATTTAACGTCCACGGCTCCCAATCACCCGTTAAAATAACGAATAACGGTAGCGCTAATGTACCAACTAAAGACTTCACACCAAATTTTTTACCTAGTACAAATACACCGGCAATAAATAATGGAATATTAAACGCATATTGCACAAGCCCAGCATTCCAGCCAAACATCCCGTGCAAAATCGTACTAATTCCGCTCACACCGCCTGAAGCGACTTGGTTCGGAAATAAAAACACATTAAAGCCAAGTGCAATGACCGCCGCACCAACAATAACAAATATATATTCCTGTATGACATGTTTTACTGAATTACGCGATTGATACGCTGTTTTTCCCATGAAAATCCTCACTTCTTTTCCAAATTCCATTGAATTATAGCAAATTCAAATGAAAAAGAGAACTTCATTACGTTAAAGGAAAAGGAGCTAATTTTGCGCATTTCGCACGAAAATAGCTCCTTATTTAGTCATAAGCATGGCTTCATCGACCCATACCTTTACTTCTTCATACATCGGTAGTACTTTTTCTATTGAAATATTTAATTGCTGCGCTAACGGCTCAATTTGTTGCCAATTGAGATGATGAACTGCCACACTAAATTGTAAATACGGCGTCATGTCCGTTTTGGCTCCACCAATCGTTTCTAAGGTTGTTTCTGATAAGGGAAGCTGAACTAAAACCGCATTCATCGGACTCTTTAATAATACATCTATTAATGAAAACAATCCGACTAAAAAATACTCCGAATAATTCGCTTTACGATTTAAGCGTGCACATTTTTCGCACAGCTTCGCTCTAAATAATGAAGCATACATTAATTCATTGAACACATCACTCTTTTGTTGAATTTCAGACTCATACATCGCTAATAAATAGATCCACTTACGCAATTCTGTTAAACCTAGAAGCAAAATCGCTTGCTTAATTGACCTTATTTTAGCTTTAGGACGCTTCGTCAAATTATTAATAAGCTTTAACAAACGATAGGTTAACGAAATTTCACGCTCAATATTTTCTACAATTAGATTGATGCTCGTTTTGTCATCTTTTAGTAATGAAATGATTTGAAAATATTGAAGTAAATTGGCCGGTATGTCGGTAACTTGTATAATTTGAGGCTTTTGAAAAAAGTACCCTTGAAATAATGAATACCCAGCATGCTTAGCGCTTTCAAATTCCTCGCGCGTTTCCACTTTTTCTGCGAGTAATTTAATATGCGGAAATGTCGATTTCACTTTGTTCTCTACGACACTTCGTTGCTGTTCACTAGATAATAAAAAATCAATTTTTATATAGTCTACCTGCTCGAATAACTCATCATAAATTAGTATCGCTTCATCCATTATGAAATCATCTAAAGCAATTTTGAAGCCTCTTTCCTTTAACTTACGTAATCGCTCGATTAATGGGGGCGTAATCGGAACATTTTCTAATAATTCAACAACCACTTTTGTTGAATCTAAAAAATCGAGCTCATCTTGCATAAGTAAATTTTCTGTGAAATTGATAAAAGAGGGTTTGCCATTTGAAATTTCCTGAATGCCAATTGTTAAAAATGAATGGATTAACACATCAATGGTTGCTTTATCTGAATCCATTTTTGGGAATTGATTGACATGACTATTTCTATATAACAGTTCATACGCTACGATTTCTTCATCGCGATTAAATATAGGTTGCCTGCCGATAAAAACTTCCACGTTACATTACCCCTTCTATATATCGTTGTCTTTTTCTTATCTCTCATTGTACTATAAAATAGATTAACAAAATATAGGAGGTTAACGATGTGAATACTGTAAAATATGAACAAAAAGATTTCATCGCTTATGTTACATTAGATCGTCCTGAAATGTTAAACGCTTTTAATTTTGACATGCTTGAGCAATTACGTAAGGTGATTGAATCCATTCATATCCATCCCGATATTCGTCTTGTAATTATTACAGGAGCCGGCGATAAAGCATTTTCGGTTGGTGCAGATTTAAAGGAACGCAAAACACTTCCGGATTCGCTCGTTCGGCGCAATTTAAATCGATTTGGCGAGGTATTTACGTTAATCGAGCAATTGCCACAGCCTACAATTTGTATGTTAAATGGCTACGCTTTTGGCGGTGGTCTAGAGCTTGCACTTGCTTGCGATTTCCGAATTGCCGCAGATAGCATTACACTTGGCCTAACTGAAACGAGTCTCGGGATTATTCCTGGTGCTGGTGGTACACAACGACTACCGCGCTTAATCGGTGAGGCAAAGGCACTTGAATTGATTTTAACCGCTAAGCGCATGACTGCTGCTGAAGCACTGCAATACGGCGTACTCACAAAAGTGGCACCGCGTGAACAGCTTCAAGAAGTAACTACAGCGTTTGCAGCAGCGATTTTAAAAAATGCCCCCATAGCTATTCAGCAGGCGAAATTCGCTGTAAAGCAAGGCATCAAAACGGATATTCAAACTGGCTTACAAATCGAACGCAAAGCCTATGAGTTAACGATTCCAACAGAAGACCGAATTGAAGCACTAAACGCCTTTGCCGAAAAAAGATCCCCACAATTTAAGGGGAAATAATTTATTATTCTTCTCCTATCAGTAATTTCAATTTCTTATTATTTTCACGAAATAAAAGGGCATCGCTAAACAACATTAGCGATGCCCTTACTTATTATTTTTTACGCGCTTTTAACGCACCGATAATTGCAGGTAATACTGAAATTACAATAATTAAAATTAATACAACTGAGAAGTTATCTTTGATAATTGGAATATTTCCGAAGAAGTAGCCCAGTAACGTACAGCTCATCACCCATAAAAATGCGCCAAGTACGTTGTAAAAAAGGAAGTAACGATAATGCATACGACTTGCCCCTGCAACGAAGGGAATGAACGTACGAATAAATGGCATGAAGCGGGCAATAACGATTGTTTTACCACCATGCTTATTGAAGAAATTTTGGGCAATTTCTAAACGCTCACGATTAATGACGCGACCGATAAAGCTATTTTCCGGAATCGACATCCCTACTTTATGCCCAATATGATAATTGACTGTATCTCCAATTACAGCTGCTACGAAGAACACGATTAATAGTGTATATAAGTTAAATGCGCCTAGAGCAGCAAGTGTACCACTCGCAAATAATAGCGAATCCCCCGGTAAAAACGGCATAATGACTACGCCTGTTTCAACGAATACTATGCTAAATAAAATCCCATATGACCAATTGCCAAACTGTTGGATAATATCAACAAGATGCTCGTCAATGTGTAAAATAAAATCAATTAACCCATAAATGATTGACATCGTTATTCTCTCTTTTCTACTAAATTATTTTTTTATTTTATCATACTATGAAAGTGACCGTTATTTATTTCTACTTAGTAAAGACGCATTCCTTGTTTAATTGTTGCTACAATCAGTCTTTTGCTAATCAAATTTACAAAACTGTAATATTAGAGCGTCATTATGAACAATATGAAAAGGGTACCCACGAATGTGGATACCCAACATTTCTTTTTATAAATACTTGTCAAACCAGCCCGTAATTTGTGCTAAACGCTCTACGCGTAAGCTTGGAATGCCTGTACGTGATAAATTGTGATCACTTTCAGGGAAGCGTACAAATCCTACTTCCTTGCCCATTCGTTTTAACGTAATGTAAAACTGCTCTGCTTGCTCAATTGGACAGCGGAAATCGCGTTCGCTATGTAAAATCAGAAGCGGTGTTTCTACATTGGCAGCGTATTTTAAAGGTGAATGATGCCATAACTTTTCAACATTATTCATGTCGGCAAGCATTTGCCATTCTGCGAAATAATAGCCGATATCTGAAACGCCGTTAAAGCTAATCCAGTTCGAGATTGAGCGTTGTGTAACAGCTGCTTTAAAGCGATTTGTATGACCAACCGCCCAGTTTGTCATAAAGCCACCATAACTACCGCCAGTTAAACCTAAACGCGACTCGTCAATCCAGTCATAGTTGGCTAACGCGTAATCTACGCCGTCCATAATATCTCGGTAGTCTCCACCACCGTAATCACCGCGCACTGCATCGACAAAGCTTTGCGAGTAACCATGACTACCGCGTGGATTTACGTATAATACCCCGTAGCCCTGTGCAGCAAGTAACTGTATTTCATGGAAGAAGGTATTCGCATAAAGTGTATGCGGCCCCCCATGTACTTCGACGATCAATGGGTACTTTCCGCCCTCTACATAGTTTGCCGGCTTCATCATCCAGCCATGAACAGTTAACCCATCCTGTGCCGTATAAACAATTGCTTCAGGTGATGATAAGGTAGTATTCTCTAAAAATGCAGCGTTAAAGTGTGTTAATTGCTTTCGCTCACCTGTTGTAATATCAAAATCAAACAGCTCTCCAGGGAATGTTGGATTCGAGACCGTCATTAATGCGCGGTTACCATTTTTGAAAATCGCGTAGCCGTACACATGCTCCTGCTCTGGTGATGCTGGGTACAGGGCGCCTTCAAGCGTTGCATAATACAAACGCACATCGCCTTCTGTGGATACTTGGAAGTATAAATCATTGTTTTCTGTCCACATTACTGTTGGTGCAGAGGCCGCTTGCTGCGTATCACCGACCGCGTAATCCCCTACTGGCGCATCAAACATTTCTGTTAGTTTTTGTGTGGCTTTTGTTTGTGTATCATAAATATACACATGACCATGCGTTGCGCTTTTAAACGTAAGATCGGCACCACCAAACGCGATATAACGGTCATCAAATGAAAATGCCGTGTCTCCGTAATAGCCGTCTTCATCGATTAGTAGTGTTTCAACTTTCGTCTCCACATCTACTAAATAAAGCGGTGTACGGAATACGTCGTCTGTATTGTCGACACGGTTTACCGCCATGACAAGTGTTTTGCCATCATGTGAAATACCTTGTAGGCTGTGCGAATACGGTTCATCTGTAAATGCCGTTATTTCTTTTGAAGCGACGTCGACAAGAGCGATTTGGGCATAGCGTTCTTGAGGTAGAAGCCCGATGCTATCTGCTTTGTACTTCATTTTGCCAACGACATAAGCTTTCGGGAATTTTTTGTCATCCTTCTCTTCCTCATCGGTAATCGCTAACCCTTTTTTAACAGATGTCGTTATCCACACTTTTTCACCGCATGGGCTCCATAAAAATGAATTGACGCAGTTTGGTAAGGTTGTCACTTCCTCTGCTTCCCCACCGCGGCTATTTAATATGTATAGCTGTTGCTTGTCGCCGCGCTTTGCTAAAAATGCAACCTTTTTGCCGTTTGGTGACCAAGCCGGACTTGATACGCGCTCGTTGCCATAAGTCCACTGCGTAATCTCACCTGACTCAAGCTCAATGTGAAATAAATGCGCATTGTAGTTGTTTTCTTTTTCATTGATTTGTGTGCGAATAAACAACGCTTGTTGTTCATTTGGCGCTAAAATCGGGTTGGTGATTGATTGCAATTCAAATAGGCTTTCTTTTGTTACAAAGTTTGTCATAAGGCACCCCTCAACTATTTCGGATTTCGTAATACAAAAAGCTTATCATTTTTTAATTGAAATTTCAAAATTCTGGTTCATCCCCCTAAGTTCAGAGCCATTCTGCTGCGCTACGGGGATAACGCGTTGAATTGAGATAATTTTAAGCTCGCGTCCGTTGCACTTCGTTCCGGGGCAGGCTTTTCTGGGGGCGTGGCTCCAACTAACTTTTGATGCCTCTTACGGTGGCATCAAAAGTGGATTTTCCGCGTACGCTTAATCCCCTAGAAGTCCGCTCCTTCACTCCGTACAACTCTATTTTTCGAAGCAAGTTTAGTGAGAACTCACCCTTCGCTCCGCATCACTCTACTTTGGAATAAAGCCGGATTCTGTAAAAAATGATGAAACATAGCATGTCCCTTTTAAAATAGTGCTACTTATATCAAACGGTAATATAAAAGAACCTTTCAATAAATGAATTTTCAATCAGCACAGCTTTAATTAAGTACATTTAATTTAGAAAGAATAACTTTTTTACCATCTGCCGCCTCGCGATAGCGCAAGCGGCTTGATTTTTTGTTTTTACTTTACTTTATAACGAAAGTAAAAGTTTATGATTGGCGGGCCTCGCATGCGGCATTAGAGAAAGTGGTAGAGACACGTACGACGTGGCTCTAACGCTTTCATGCCGTTGCCCGCCAATAAAAATGCAAAACTTTATACGAAAAACACCCCGAGGTATGGTGATGAACTAAAATTCTACTCCAAAAAAACACCTATTACAGTTTTACGGTGCAATAGGTGTCAGACATTATGCTTTTGTTGCTTCTTTTAGCGTACGGCGCAGAATTTTGCCGGTTGTGTTTTTTGGTAGCTCATCTAAAATTTCGATAACTGACGGTACTTTGTATTTTACAATATGCTTCGCGCAGTATTCTTTAATACTTTCGACTGTAACTGTCGGATCTTTTAACACGACATACGCGTGTACGGCTTCACCGAAGTTTGGATCTGGGAAGCCGACTACTGCTGCTTCAACAATTCCATTATGCGAATAAAGCACTTCTTCCACTTCACGTGGATATACATTGAACCCACCGACAATAATTAAATCCTTTTTGCGGTCAACGATGTAGAAATAGTCCTCTTCATCTTTACGCGCTAGATCGCCTGTGTATAACCAACCATCACGAATAGCTGCAGCTGTGTCTTCTGGCATTTTATAATAGCCCTTCATGACGTTCGGTCCGCGTACGATTAATTCGCCCACTTCTCCAACTGCAACTTCCTCTCCGTTTTCGTCAACAACTTTATTTTCTACGTTAACAATTGACGGTCCAATTGAGCCGGGCTTGCGCTCACGGTCGATTGGGTTAAAGCACGTAACCGGTGATGCTTCTGATAACCCGTAACCCTCTGATACACGTACATTAAACTTCTGCTCAAAGTTATGTAACAGGGATACAGGTAACGAAGAACCACCTGAAATGGCTAAGCGTAAATTTGAGAATGCGCTTACATCGCCACCATCAAATTGATACAAGAAATTAAACATCGTCGGAACACCTGCAAATACCGTTGCTTTGTAAGCCGCCGCTAAATCAAAAATTTCCACTGGGCTAAAGCGTGGAGCTAGAAGAATTGTCGCCCCGCGCGTTAATGGTGCATTGACAACTACCGTTAACGCAAATACGTGGAATACAGGCAGAGTCGCAATAATACGGTCATCCGTTGTTATTTTTAAATAGTCCCCAATATCACGTGCGTTTGAATATAAATTGTTATGCGTCAGCATCGCGCCTTTTGGATGCCCCGTTGTACCCGATGTATACAAAATAATTGCGGTATCATCTGGCGACACGTCAACCGGGTCCACCGAACGCGAAGACCCTGCTAACACTTGTGTAAATAATGTTGTTTTGGCTTTCGCACCGTCTGATAATGCGGCATATTTCTCTCCAATATCCGGTGTCGTTTCACAAACAATGTAATTTGTTACTTGTGGTAATCCTTGCACCCCTGCTTCCACAAGCGGTAATAATAAGTCTAGCGCGATGACAACTTTCACATCACCATTTTTTAAAATGTATGAAATTTCATCTGGCGTATAAATCGGATTCACCGGAATCGCGACTGCCCCAATACGCATTGACGCGTATAAGCTAATGATGAAATGCGGTGTATTGCCGAGTAAAAAGGCGATATGATCCCCTTTTTGTACACCCATATCCTCTAGCGCACCTGCAAAGCGAGCAATCGTTTGCTCAAGCTCTCCGTAAGATGTGCCCTTCCCTAAAAAGTGATACGCTGTTTTTTCTGGTTGTTCGAAAGCTTGTTGCCTTACTTTTTCAACTAAATTCAATACACCCATCCCCTTTATGCGTGAAATGAAAGAATATTCACTTTAGTAGAATTATAAAATAAGTATATTAATAAAACAATACAAAAATCTCTTTTATACTTAAATTTTGTTCCTAATGTGAATATTTTAGTTGAAAACTATCCTTTAATATGTGAAATATAGCGCCAGCGAATTAAGAAAAAGTACACAATTTGAATAAAGCTAAAGCAGGTAAATGCAAAAATGAGTTCTTTTACAATAGATAAGTTCATCACATCATTTAATACCGTCTGTACAACATAAAACGCAAATGCACTATGCACAAGGGCTAATCCCCACGGCAGGAAAAATTGAATGACTAAATTGCGTGTCACAAGTCGTTTCATTTCCTTATCGGTTAATCCAATCCTTCTTAGTGTATCGAATTGTTTCTTTTCACGATCAAGGTTGGCATAGATTTTGAAATAAACAAAGCTGCCCGATGCGAGTAAAAATACGGCCACTACTAAAATGCCAACAAGTGTCAGTAACGAATACGTCGCTAATATATAAGAATAATTTAAACCTGCATTTTCAAAATAAAAGGGTAGTGAATATTCATCGTTTAATACGTATTCTCTTGCGACCATTTGCTGAATACCTAACCCAATGAATTCCGTTTCAGTCCAGTTCGGAATATCAAACGTAAATAAATGATAGCCTGGCTCCACATTGGGAGAGCGTTCGAAGTCTTTTTCAAGCTTTGCAAAATCCTCATCGCTAATAATGATCGAGTTACTGCTAATCATCGCAGCCGGGAAAAACATTTTTGGATATACGCTATTAATCGTAAGTGGCACACTATTTTCCTTTAACACCGTATGCACAACCGTCTCGCGTAGCTCCTTAATTGAATCCTCCGAATATGGAATAAACATCGCTTCACCGCGCTCTAAGCTGACAAGCGGGTATTTATACGAAAACAGCAGGTGGTTAATATCCGTCTCTCGGAATATTTCTACGGGATTAGAGGTGAAGGTAGACGTTTGACGCACAACGGAAAAACGCGTCATATGATAGCTAATGTCGCCCTCTTCTAACTCTTCAATAAGCGACAATACATGCTCTACTTCATATGGGTTGTCTACTTCCCCTTTATAAATAATGCCGATTGGATTAAGTTTATCGTACTGCGATGTATACGATGACATCGCCGACAAGATGCCTACCGTTAAAAACGCCAGCGTCGAGACAAGCGTCACAATGAAAAACATGCGCGAATTAATGCGCAGCACTTGTACCTGCTCTGCAATAGACAAGAGACGAGAACGCTTCCAATAAATATGCTTTCTACGCTTCACCAGGTCGAGAATAAGCAATGTCGTATCCGTAAAGAAGTAATACGTCCCAAACGTCACAAAAATTGGAATAAGGAGCGTATACGTGAATAAAGATGATTTCGTAGTAAATAGTGCCAAGCTATAGCCAATTGCAATTAACCCAATTCCAAAAATCGCATGGCGCTTTGAATACGTGGATTCGATAGTAACAGACTGCTGCCCACGAATTAAATCGCGAATTTTCAAATCCGGAATAAACAGCATACTAATTGTTGAAATAACAATGAATGCGCTTAAATAAACAAACAGTGTCAATACAAATGGCTCCCACGATAAATACAAGGGCAA
The sequence above is a segment of the Solibacillus sp. FSL H8-0523 genome. Coding sequences within it:
- a CDS encoding acyltransferase is translated as MRRTERYRVQGANSLWNVYETVSFWKIMKCFTVIQIGRITPFLKMKNWMYRTFLKMKIGKQTSLALMVMPDSMFPERISVGDNTIIGFNTTILAHEYLIEEYRLGDVEIGSQVMIGANSTILPGVKIGDGAIVSAATLVHKDVPAGAMAGGNPMRIIFTAEQMAERKRNDQPIWHNE
- the ppaX gene encoding pyrophosphatase PpaX gives rise to the protein MKTTALLFDFDGTLLNTNELIVQTFMQIFDEKFPGKYSTQDCLQFIGPSLEQTFDEITPGETEAMIAKYKEWNAANHDALVTGYDAVLETLEELHAMGIKLAIVSTKSSEGLARGLNILKATHLFEVIVGADDVEHVKPHPEPVLLALEKLGVSKEQAIMIGDNSHDIEGGKNAGVRTAGVAWSVKGVDYLNRYEPTYMLHHMRDLLNIVKGE
- the lgt gene encoding prolipoprotein diacylglyceryl transferase; this translates as MSSVVLAINPVAFHLGPIPVNWYGILIGLGIVLAYFLAQRESMRHGYDSEYIADLLIWAVPISILSARIYYVTMKWDYYSQNPGRIIEIWNGGIAIHGALIGAFIVAYLFTKKRKTSFLHLADIAAPSILIGQIIGRWGNFVNQEAYGGPVSRTFLENLFLPNWIIEQMYIKEDGTYVHPTFLYESLWNIIGFVILLFARKWNWRRGEMFFFYLMWYSFGRFFIEGLRTDSLYLVGDLRSAQVVSILGFAIGLICIIYRRMNVKPAVRYLDKDPGTKPAAKKKQNKKK
- the hprK gene encoding HPr(Ser) kinase/phosphatase codes for the protein MIQVITKDVMEKFQLELVSGEEGIGRYISTSDISRPGLEMAGYFTHYPANRVQLLGKTELSFFEMLPKEEKISRMNRLCSDETPAIIISRGLEVPQELIEASNENHVPVLVSNQTTTRFSSRLTNYLEGKLAPTTAMHGVLVDVYGIGVLIMGKSGVGKSETALELVKKGHRLVADDSVEIRQEGENMLIGNAPPLLEHLLEIRGIGIIDIMTLFGASAIRPFKRITLIVELENWDPERFYDRLGLDEEKMKIIDTEVTKLTIPIQPGRNVSVIIEVAAMNYRLKKMGVNAAEEFSRRLDDMLVAGDEMDDF
- the cccB gene encoding cytochrome c551, producing MKKSLLSTIVLGSALFLAACGGGDDSSSTGETAELDGKKIVQQSCATCHGGQLQGGNAPALDKLGAKYSEEEILDIILNGKDRMPPGLLKGAEAEAAAGYLAGLK
- a CDS encoding YitT family protein, with the protein product MGKTAYQSRNSVKHVIQEYIFVIVGAAVIALGFNVFLFPNQVASGGVSGISTILHGMFGWNAGLVQYAFNIPLFIAGVFVLGKKFGVKSLVGTLALPLFVILTGDWEPWTLNPLLGAIFGGIVVGFGIGLVFKGNASTGGTDLLAQIITKYTGLTLGTSVLLIDGIIAVSAAIVFDIEKGLYALIGLYVTTKTIDIVQLGFSQSKMVYIITQKEIEVRDAIYKEVNRGITKLPAIGGYTGEDRPVLMVVVYQTEFTKLKQVLKDVDPQAFVIVSDAYEVLGEGFKRA
- a CDS encoding EAL domain-containing protein, whose amino-acid sequence is MEVFIGRQPIFNRDEEIVAYELLYRNSHVNQFPKMDSDKATIDVLIHSFLTIGIQEISNGKPSFINFTENLLMQDELDFLDSTKVVVELLENVPITPPLIERLRKLKERGFKIALDDFIMDEAILIYDELFEQVDYIKIDFLLSSEQQRSVVENKVKSTFPHIKLLAEKVETREEFESAKHAGYSLFQGYFFQKPQIIQVTDIPANLLQYFQIISLLKDDKTSINLIVENIEREISLTYRLLKLINNLTKRPKAKIRSIKQAILLLGLTELRKWIYLLAMYESEIQQKSDVFNELMYASLFRAKLCEKCARLNRKANYSEYFLVGLFSLIDVLLKSPMNAVLVQLPLSETTLETIGGAKTDMTPYLQFSVAVHHLNWQQIEPLAQQLNISIEKVLPMYEEVKVWVDEAMLMTK